Below is a genomic region from Nitrosopumilus sp. b3.
TTGCAAAAGATCTTGGGCACTCTGAAATAATTGATATTGGATCAGGCGATGGGAGAATTGCATTTTGCGCCAAAGTTTTGAATTTAGAATCCTACAGTATTGAAATTGATGAAATGCTAGTTGAATTACAAAAACCTCTCTCTGCAATTCTTGATTTTCATCCTTTTTGTGATGATGCTATATCGTTTGATTATGCTTCACTTGATCTTAAAAAACCAATATTCTTCATTGGCGGTCTGGCACAGATGGGTGGTACTGCTTTGTCATCAGGAGTATTAGAAAAAATCAATTCAATTTCTAATTTGAAGAATAATGCAGGATGGGTTTTTGCTGGAACATATTCTAAAAAATACGCCCCAGATCCAAAAAATGAAGCTGGATGGGGTACATTAATTGAAAACAATAATCTAAACACAATTCAAACAATTTCTTTGCCGACTGCTTGGACTTTTCATGAAACAGATGAAACTCCATACATTTTTGCAGAATCTCAATAATCGCAATCCACATTAAGCGTAAATCTCCAAAAATTTTTGGACTCGTTGCATAGCTTGGATAGTGCGATTGCTTGCGGAGCAATAGGTCGCCGGTTCGAATCCGGTCGGGTCCGTTAACATTGTAATTGATTTGATTTTTTTTGAAAGTGAATCTTAAGAGAAAACCTTAATGCATATTCTGACAAGTTAGAACAGATTGGTTTGTTTCCGATGTGATGGAAAAGGTCAGTACAGGAATGAATTTGGACTGATGGAAAAATGTGAATCCTGTCAAAGAAGGGATATGACTTTTGAGAAAGTAGATTCTGATCCTGATCTAGATGAAGAAGGGTACTGAGAAAATAATGTACCAATAATAGATATAACAAAAAGTCAAATGTGGTATAAATGAAAATTTTTTTGTGAAATCACAACACATTATCATTTTACTAATATCTACTCAAATACTCCTCATTTCTGCTAGTTTTGGAGCATTATACATCGTTGAAGTTCAAGAAGCAAATTCTGTAAATCATGTAAACCTTGCAGGAAAAAATAGAATGTATGCAGCTTTGGTTCTCCATGAAATTGATAAATTTGATGATGGCATTTCATCCAAAGCAAAACTTTATCAAGTTTTTGATGACTATTCTCAGAATACATTTCTTTTAAAAAATGGTGGTGTTTTTTTGGGTCATTCAATTAAACCACTTTCAGAAAAATACCTTTCTGATTTACAAATAATAGAAGAGAGATTTTTTGAATTACAGTTAATCATACACAATCTTCAAGGATTAAGCGGATCACTATCCAGTGAAGATTTACTTAAAATTGAAAAAATAGAATTTGAGTTATTTGATGTGACTGATACCCTAACAGAAAAACTCACAATTGATGCAAATAAAGCAATTAAACAAAAAGAGACTTTGGGAATAGTTTTACCAATAATTAATGCAATAGTGTATGTTGTAACAATTTATGTTATATTTCAGACATTGAAAAAAGAAAATAAAAAAATCCAAAAATTAGAAAAACTCTATACCATTGGACAAATGGCTTCAAGACTAGCTCATGACTTGAAAAATCCTCTCAGTGTAATCCAATCTAGTATTGATATGCTAGAACTAAAATCAACTGAAAAAACTGAATTTACACAAACAATGTATAAAAGAATGAAAGGTTCTATTAAAGAAGTATTCCACATCATAGATGACGTATTAGAATTTACAAGAACAAAGGAGTTGAAAATCTCTGAAACGTCATTGTTGAATATTCTTGAACAATCCATTTCTAGTTTCAATTTCCCAAATGCTGTAACTATTGAACTGCCAAAAAATGATGTCAAGATAAAATGTGATGCCCTCAAATTGCAATCTGTTTTTGTGAATTTACTAGTTAATGCAATGTATGCAATGAGCAATAATGGAAAAATTACTGTTAAAATTGATGATACAAGTACATGGACCAAGATTTCAGTTATTGATTCTGGTCCTGGAATTCCTAAAGATGTTTTGCCCCACATTTTTGAGCCTTTATTCACATCAAAACCAACCGGAACTGGTTTGGGATTAGGAATATGCAAAAATATTGTTGAGCAACATAATGGAAAAATTTCAGTTAAGAATAATCCTACTACATTTACAGTTGAACTCCCAAAAGTATGAGTTTTCATACTTTTTTGTAATTTAACATTCTGTCAAGAGTCAGCTTATTTCAGACACACATCATGCTTTAGCACAATTTGTTCTCTCAATGAACATGAAAAAAGTATATTTTATTGAATCAAGTCCTGAGCATAAAGTATGGGAAAAGCAAGTAGATAGTAAAGATGGTAAAATTACACCTGAAAATTCTTGGAAATTATGTTCTTAATTGAATGTGGTAAATACCTTTCTCAGAAAAGTCGATTTTCTAAATTTTAATTAAAATTTTTTTATAAAATACTAGTTTGGAACACTAAATTCTTCATACTTGCATTCGATTCTGGACTTTGCATTCCTTGTTAGATGCTCACAGTACAATTCTATCATGTCTAATCCAGAGACTATTCTTGGTGCATTATCACGTACAAACTCTATCCTATCTGACTTTGTTTTTGGAGGATCACCTAAATAATTTTCAAATGCCTGCTTACCGTTATAATCTATAAACGCCATTCGTGCACTAAAGTCTGTTCTCTCTAAAACAAGTGTGTCGCCACCAACAATTGCTGTGTGGTATGGATGCTGAATTAATGATTCAGAGAATTTCTGTGAAGTTTGAATGTTTGATCTTTCAAACTCCTCTTTTAAGTGATTAAAATCTGCAAGAAGATAAAATGTAGCTTGTGGTTTTGTAGATTTTATTCCTGGGATGCTCTTTAAACCGTGATATGTGTATTCCCCCATTATTTCATGAATCTTTCTTGTAATGTTGAGATACTCGTCCATCTCTTTACTGAATTGAAATCCTTCTACTGCAGCATGCTGAATTGGTGTGGATACTGAAGTATATTCTGTAGCTTGAATTTTTTTGAATTGATTTCTTACGTCTTTTGCATTTTCTGGGAAAATTACATATCCTATTCTATATCCTCCTGCCGAATGGGATTTTGATAAACCGTTTGTCACAAATGTCCCTTCTGGGTAAATTTTTCCCATCGTGACAAATTTTGAAAAATCATATGTAGTTTGAGCATAAATTTCATCAGAAATTACTATGATGTTCTGCTCTCTGCATACTTCGGCAATTTCTTCTAATTCTAATTTATCATACAAAAGACCTGTTGGGTTATTTGGATTATTCAGTATGAGAATTTTTTGCCTGTCTTGAAGTCTTAATGATAACTTCTTTAAGTCATGAGGTTTGATCTTTTTATTTGCACCTGTTGGCAACATGTGATAATTTTTTTTCAGGAATCTGATTTGTGGAAGATACCCTAACCATGCTGGTGTTGGCAAAATTACTGTACCGTGTAATATCTCTAAAAGATTGAATAGTATTTCTTTTGTTCCGGGACCAACATAGATTCGTTTAGGATCTACATCTACATGAAAATAATATTTACTGTATTCTGAAATGGCATTGCATAGCTCATTAATTCCTTGAATCGGTGCATATGCCCCCCTGCCTACGTTTTTGATTAATGCTTTTTGAATTGGATTGGGTACATGAAATGGTGATTGCCCAAATGCAAAACCATAGAATCCAAAACTACATTGGGGACTGGGGCAATCAGAATGAAATTCCTGCAAAAATGTATTTAATTTGAGATTCTCAGGCATCTCTATGTCTTGTACTTGCTGGTCAATTACAAATTTCAACTACTTGAAATATTCTATATTTTAACAAAAGCACATGTGTGATTGAAATGAACACTAGTCTTGAATTTACACCTAATCATGCATTTGCATTCAGATAATCAATTCATAATTAAATAGAATAGATATTCTCATTCTTGATATTTTATTGCTACTTGATATAAGAAAATGAATCTCAATATTTTATGGCAAAGAGACAACCCAAAGTCTTTGTAAATATCCCTGTACCGCTAACATCCATCATTAAACAACCTATATCGATCCCTCCAAATACCAGCATTCTTGACGCACGAGATATTTTGATTCGCCATCGAATTGGAAGATTGGTTGTTGAATTTAATAAAAAACCAGTTGGAATTGTAACTGAGAAAGATATTGCAAAAAGCATTTCTATTTTCAGTGGTAAACCTATTGCAAAAATCCTCATTCGTGACATAATGTCAAAAAATTTAGTTACATTGCAACCTGAAGCATCAATTTATGATTGTGCTAAATTAATGCAAAAGAACGGAATTAGTTCTATTGTAATTAAAAATTCTAAAGGGAAATTGGTGGGTGTGGTAACAAAAACAGATCTTGTATCGACATTCCTCATTCAAAGCACTGCAACATTACCGATTTCAAAAATTATGACAAAAAAAGTAATCACAGTGTCACCTAATGATTCTATTTTTGAAGTTGAAAGTGTTCTGCTAAACAATCAAATCCGCAGAGTAGTTGTTGCCAAAAATAAAATTCCTCTCGGGATGATCACTTTTCGAGATTTTGTTCCTGCAAAGACATTTGATTTGCATAAAGAGTTTACAGTTCCGCAAGAAAGATCTGAGATCTTTTGGAATCCTCAACTCAATGAATTTAATGCAAATAAGCTAAGTTACTTACTTACATTTTCTGCAAAAGACATTATGACTCCAAATCCTTTTTTTGTATCTCCCAATGATGTGGTGTATACAGCTGCAATCATAATGATCCGGCATGAAATTAGTGGATTACCTGTGGTTCGTGGTAAAAAAATAGTTGGCATAGTTACAAAGTCTGATATTGTAAATGTAATTGCGTCAAAAGGAAAACTCTAATATTTTGGTTTGATTTTCATGGGTGGGAATTTGGCTTGAGCTATTAATAACTCTGATATTTTTTCTAATTATTGAAGCACGCAAAAGATTTCATGAATACTCCTAGAACTATAAAATATGAATCTAGCTTGGCAGATGTTTTAAAAAAAATAATTGACGAAAAGAAAAGTAGATTATTAGTTACAGAGAATGGAAAAATTACTGGAATTGTATCTGAAAAAGACTTGGGAATTTTCCTCTTAACTGACGAAACTGAAAGAACACTTGAAGATATTCCGTTATCCGAGATCATTAAAAAAATAATCAGTGTCGACGAAAATACTGGCATTGACAAATGTGCTCAATTAATGATGACAAATGAAATTGGCTCTTTGGTTGTTACTCGAAGTAATGACGTTGTTGGAATTATTACAAAAACAGATCTAGTTCGATATTTCACTAAAATAGATTCACAAAAAATTGTTGGTGAGTACATGTCTCCGTATTATGCGTGGCAATACTCTGATACCCCTCTATACAAAGTAGTTCTAAAAATGATTGATGAAAAAATTTCCAGAATAATTCTACGTGATCATGAAGAGTCTCCTGTTGGAATTGTAACGTTCAGGGATTTGTTTAATTTGGCATTGTCTTTAGGAGACAAAGAAGATGTATTAGACAATACTGATCTTCTGATTTCTGTAATTTTTCCAAGAAAAGGATTCATATCAGAATCCGGGTTTGGTGGCAGCACAAAAATTAATGAAATAATGAGCAAAAATATTGTTTCTGTAAACTATGATGATGATTTGATAAAGACTGCAAAATTTCTTTTGGAGAAAAATATCAATGGTGCAGCAGTTCTATCGGGACATGGAAATATCATAGGGATTATAAGTAAAACAGACATTGTCAAGGCTTTGGCATTTTTGTTATGATGAAATTCATTTCAAAAACAAAACCTGTTTTCCAAACGCTTAATTTTGTATGTGATGAGGATAACTTATGATAAATCCAGAACTGATGAGACTACTTGAAACAAGTGATGTTTTAGATGTGTTGGGGGACTCTGTATCATACCAGCTACAAAAAATTCACAATGTTCAGAGGACTAACGAAGGAAGAGATTGGTATGATGAATTACCCCAAATTGTAAAGGGTAAATTTGATAGCTATCGTGAAGATTATGGGCATCTTTCTAGAATACTAAAACTGGAACAAGAGCAAATAAAGACTGAAATGAACAAGGGGTATTATTATTGGAGATTATTACGCTCTGCATGCCATACATATCGAAATGATCTAATAGAATATGATCAGCAACTGAGTCAGGAATTCAATTTACAGGTGACTGAAGCTATTTCAGACAATGTGGTTCTAAATGACTGCATTGAGATTTTAGACCAGCATGCAATTGAAAAATAGGTCTTGAATCTTTTTATGAGAATACTTTGAGTAATTAACATGGAAATAAAATCTGAAAAATCCATTAAAGAATATCTAAAGACGTTGTCTGATGATGTGATTATCAAATATTATCTTGATGTAGAGTACAGTCCATTTCCTGTTTTGATTATTGAAGAATATACTAGAAGATTCAAACGTAAGACTAAAGATGAGATAATAAAAGATCTAAAAACACAAGCCCACCATGCAAAGAAAAAAACCCAAAAATTTGGCAAGATGGCAAAAAAACACCAGTTTGTCAATGATGCAACTATAGAAAAATCTGAAGAAATCCTTAATCAGGCAAAGAAAAAGGGATATGAGATTAGCGAAAAGATTGCCTTCAAGGGAAGCATCTTGGGTTCAAAGCTAAAAAAAGGCACAAAGTCAGGAATTAAAACTGGAATTAATGCCGGAAAGAACCTAAAATCATCTCCTAATGATGGGTTGGAACTATTATCAAAATTAGGTGATTTACAAAAGGCAGGAATTATCACAAAGAAAGAATTTCAAGAAAAAAAGAAAAAAATACTTTCTAAAATTTAGTCTTGATTTATTTCAAAATACAAAAATCCTTTAAATTCAGTTTTATTATTTAGAAAATAATGCAAAAATTATTTTTATTCTCTTTCGTGTTTCTTCTTTTTGCAATTGGATTTTATTCCTCAGTTGTATTTGCAGAGAAAGCAGCTGGAAAACCTGCATGGCAAGTAATGTCCGATAAGGTCTGTGGGGATAAACTGTGCTCTGAAGTTGAAAATCCTAATGAAACATTTACTTCACCATCAATTGCTTATTTTCCACCACCACTAAAACAAATATCTCAAGGAACTGATCCATCTTATGTTACGTGCACTGAAGGAAAAGAGCTTGTCCTAAAACAATCAAGTGGATTGCCTGCATGTGTAAATTTTTCAAGCGTTGAAAAATTAATTGTGCGTGGTTGGGCTATCCATGTCTTGCCTGATTACACCAATGGGAATAATAATTCTGAAATTTTTACCATTGGAGAATTCATCACGGAGTCTGAAAATGTTTCATATTTTGATGATGTTGTGGGTTATCTGGCAAAGCCTGTAGCTGATGGACATTATCCTGGTGTAATTATGATTCATGAATGGTGGGGATTAAATGATAACATCAAAGAGATGGCAGACAAACTTGCATCTCATGGTTATGTTGTTTTGGCAGTAGATCTCTATGAAGGTAATGCTGCAACAACTTCTGAGCAAGCAAGAGAGTTAGTAACTTCCTTTGATTCAGAGAGAGGAGTTCAAAATATGAATTCTGCAACTGACTTCATCACCACAAATTATTCCTCTGAAAAAATTGGTTCAATTGGTTGGTGCTTTGGAGGTGGACAGTCACTTAATCTGGCACTAAACAACAATGACATGGATGCCACAGTAATTTACTATGGTAGTCTTGTAACTGATCCTGAAAAACTGTCCTCCATTAAATGGCCTGTACTTGGAATATTTGCAGAATTGGATAAAGGAATAACTGTTGATTCAGTAAATTCGTTTGAATCCTCGCTAAATGAATTGGAAATTCAAAACGAGATAAACATCTATTCTGGAGTTGACCACGCCTTTGCAAATCCCTCTGGTGAAAGATTTGCCCCAGATGAATCACAGGATGCATGGGAAAAAACTATTGCCTTTTTAGGAACAAATCTAAAATAAATCTGGCATAGACAGGCTCATGATTTTATGAATTTCTTAAATATTATAATTTATGACTCTATTCATGAGTCAACAAGATTTCAATTCTATCCAAATTCAGAATATAATGACTAGAGCAATGATTACGGTAAATCCTACAACTACTGCAAAACAAATTGCAAAAATGATGCAGCAAGGTGGGATAGGTGCAATTTTTGTAAAAGAAAATGATAATCCTGTAGGCATTGTAACTGATAGAGACTTTGCAACAAAAATTGCAGCAAACAGCCTCTCACTAGATACTCCAGCTGAAAAAATAATGTCCTCTCCATTGATTACAATAAATCACAATGAACCAATCTCAGCAGCTGCAGAAAGAATGACTGACAAAAAAATTCGAAAACTTGCAGTTACTGAAAATGGCAAGATTGTTGGCATTATCACATCAACAGACTTGGTAACTCAGCTAGCAAAATAACTAAAACGTTCTAGTCTTTCTAAGAAAAACTGTCACTGATGCCATGTAGCATGCTGTTGCTATAATTTCTGAAACAAGTGATGCAAGATATGGCTCTATTCCAATTTCAAGAAAATAAAATAATGTGGGCCATCTGATTCCTAAATATACAACCTCTCCTAATCCAAATGATGAGATTAATGCAAATAGTTCTTTTTTAATTAAGTTTGATTTCATTCCTCTGTATCGTTCAATGTTATCCCAATAAAACAGACCAGAAAAAATTCCAAAGTACACAACATATCCGATGATTATTGTGATTGTTGTGTTTAGATAATTATCATAATCTGATAATAGCTGAGCAACAACTGCTGATAGAGAGGCTGATGTAATAAAGCAAATCAAAAAACTTCTATTAATTTGAAGTAATTGCTGGTTTAGTTTCATGAAAATTTTATGTGATAACTAATATTTTGTGTTAACTCTTGGCTTGAATATTGAAAAAAAGATGCCAATGGGCAAAAGACGAGCCTAATACTACTTACCATGATCTTGAATGGGGAAAACCCCAACATGATGATCGTAAATTATTTGAGTTTCTAATATTGGAAGGTGCCCAAGCTGGGCTATCTTGGACTACTATTCTCAAGAGAAGAGATGGTTACAGAAAGGCATTTTCAGATTTTGATCCACTAAAAGTTTCAAAATACAATCAAAAACAGATAGCAAAACTACTCAAAGATGAATCCATTATACGAAATAAACTCAAGATTAATTCTGCCATTAATAATGCAAAGCAGTTTCTGAGGATTCAGGAAGAATATGGCTCATTTGATAAATATCTCTGGGGTTATGTAAATGGCAAACCGATCAAAAATAAATTCAAAAAACATTCTGATATTCCTGCATCCACTGAAATTTCAGAAAAACTAAGCAAAGATCTTAAAAAACATGGATTTAATTTTGTGGGGCCAACAATATGCTATGCACTGATGCAGGCAGTTGGGATGGTAAATGATCATACTTCTACTTGTTACTTGTACAAAAAGTGATTAACTATTTTCTTGGAATTTTTTCAGAGTGTCACTATACAAGTTCATAGGTACTATTTTGACTGTACTTAATGACGAAATTCCAACATCTATGCAAAGTTTCTCAATATCATGTGCATTTACAGCATCTATGATGATTGTCCATTCATGTTCTAAAACAGACATGTAGAATTCAACGACTTTGACATTGTCATATTTTTTGCTCTCTGTTTCTAATTTTTCTCCTAATTTTATGAATATTTTTTTACTATCTTCATTGTTTATCGGACATGATTCAGGACTGTGTATTGCAAATACTCCAAATAACATGAAAAAAATTGTTTTTTACTTCTATTTAAATTTGAATTTTATTTTTGATCCATTTTATTTACAAATCTAAATTATAAGCATGATTTTTGAACTTCATAATTGTAATGAATGAAAAATTTTCAAAATTCTCTAAAACTGCAGGTCCTGGAATTTTATTTGCATGCACTGCGATAGGTGTATCCCATCTAGTTCAATCCACTAGGGCCGGCGCTGATTTTGGATTGATGATTTTGGGATTTGTAATTTTAGTAAGTGTGATGAAATACCCCTTCTTTGAGTATGGCTCTCGTTACGCAAATTCTACACAAACAAGCATCATTGACGGTTACAAACAACTTGGCAAGCCTGCTCTATGGTTGTACTTTCTACTAACAATTTCCTCAATGTTTTTTGTGACAGGTGCAGTGGGGTTTGTAACTGCTGGATTCCTTGAGAACCTTTTCGGGGTTGATTTTTTAGGCGAATGGACTGTCGTAATTTTATTTGCAGTATGTGTTGGAATATTGGCAG
It encodes:
- a CDS encoding HAMP domain-containing sensor histidine kinase, with protein sequence MKSQHIIILLISTQILLISASFGALYIVEVQEANSVNHVNLAGKNRMYAALVLHEIDKFDDGISSKAKLYQVFDDYSQNTFLLKNGGVFLGHSIKPLSEKYLSDLQIIEERFFELQLIIHNLQGLSGSLSSEDLLKIEKIEFELFDVTDTLTEKLTIDANKAIKQKETLGIVLPIINAIVYVVTIYVIFQTLKKENKKIQKLEKLYTIGQMASRLAHDLKNPLSVIQSSIDMLELKSTEKTEFTQTMYKRMKGSIKEVFHIIDDVLEFTRTKELKISETSLLNILEQSISSFNFPNAVTIELPKNDVKIKCDALKLQSVFVNLLVNAMYAMSNNGKITVKIDDTSTWTKISVIDSGPGIPKDVLPHIFEPLFTSKPTGTGLGLGICKNIVEQHNGKISVKNNPTTFTVELPKV
- a CDS encoding pyridoxal phosphate-dependent aminotransferase; protein product: MKFVIDQQVQDIEMPENLKLNTFLQEFHSDCPSPQCSFGFYGFAFGQSPFHVPNPIQKALIKNVGRGAYAPIQGINELCNAISEYSKYYFHVDVDPKRIYVGPGTKEILFNLLEILHGTVILPTPAWLGYLPQIRFLKKNYHMLPTGANKKIKPHDLKKLSLRLQDRQKILILNNPNNPTGLLYDKLELEEIAEVCREQNIIVISDEIYAQTTYDFSKFVTMGKIYPEGTFVTNGLSKSHSAGGYRIGYVIFPENAKDVRNQFKKIQATEYTSVSTPIQHAAVEGFQFSKEMDEYLNITRKIHEIMGEYTYHGLKSIPGIKSTKPQATFYLLADFNHLKEEFERSNIQTSQKFSESLIQHPYHTAIVGGDTLVLERTDFSARMAFIDYNGKQAFENYLGDPPKTKSDRIEFVRDNAPRIVSGLDMIELYCEHLTRNAKSRIECKYEEFSVPN
- a CDS encoding CBS domain-containing protein, with the translated sequence MAKRQPKVFVNIPVPLTSIIKQPISIPPNTSILDARDILIRHRIGRLVVEFNKKPVGIVTEKDIAKSISIFSGKPIAKILIRDIMSKNLVTLQPEASIYDCAKLMQKNGISSIVIKNSKGKLVGVVTKTDLVSTFLIQSTATLPISKIMTKKVITVSPNDSIFEVESVLLNNQIRRVVVAKNKIPLGMITFRDFVPAKTFDLHKEFTVPQERSEIFWNPQLNEFNANKLSYLLTFSAKDIMTPNPFFVSPNDVVYTAAIIMIRHEISGLPVVRGKKIVGIVTKSDIVNVIASKGKL
- a CDS encoding CBS domain-containing protein, with the translated sequence MKHAKDFMNTPRTIKYESSLADVLKKIIDEKKSRLLVTENGKITGIVSEKDLGIFLLTDETERTLEDIPLSEIIKKIISVDENTGIDKCAQLMMTNEIGSLVVTRSNDVVGIITKTDLVRYFTKIDSQKIVGEYMSPYYAWQYSDTPLYKVVLKMIDEKISRIILRDHEESPVGIVTFRDLFNLALSLGDKEDVLDNTDLLISVIFPRKGFISESGFGGSTKINEIMSKNIVSVNYDDDLIKTAKFLLEKNINGAAVLSGHGNIIGIISKTDIVKALAFLL
- a CDS encoding dienelactone hydrolase family protein is translated as MQKLFLFSFVFLLFAIGFYSSVVFAEKAAGKPAWQVMSDKVCGDKLCSEVENPNETFTSPSIAYFPPPLKQISQGTDPSYVTCTEGKELVLKQSSGLPACVNFSSVEKLIVRGWAIHVLPDYTNGNNNSEIFTIGEFITESENVSYFDDVVGYLAKPVADGHYPGVIMIHEWWGLNDNIKEMADKLASHGYVVLAVDLYEGNAATTSEQARELVTSFDSERGVQNMNSATDFITTNYSSEKIGSIGWCFGGGQSLNLALNNNDMDATVIYYGSLVTDPEKLSSIKWPVLGIFAELDKGITVDSVNSFESSLNELEIQNEINIYSGVDHAFANPSGERFAPDESQDAWEKTIAFLGTNLK
- a CDS encoding CBS domain-containing protein → MSQQDFNSIQIQNIMTRAMITVNPTTTAKQIAKMMQQGGIGAIFVKENDNPVGIVTDRDFATKIAANSLSLDTPAEKIMSSPLITINHNEPISAAAERMTDKKIRKLAVTENGKIVGIITSTDLVTQLAK
- a CDS encoding DNA-3-methyladenine glycosylase I, encoding MKKRCQWAKDEPNTTYHDLEWGKPQHDDRKLFEFLILEGAQAGLSWTTILKRRDGYRKAFSDFDPLKVSKYNQKQIAKLLKDESIIRNKLKINSAINNAKQFLRIQEEYGSFDKYLWGYVNGKPIKNKFKKHSDIPASTEISEKLSKDLKKHGFNFVGPTICYALMQAVGMVNDHTSTCYLYKK